One window of the Burkholderia sp. FERM BP-3421 genome contains the following:
- a CDS encoding 3-carboxy-cis,cis-muconate cycloisomerase yields MLEDSARLTSLICGTEPLNRIWSPRTTLQRMLDVEAALARALAAHRVIPRAAVAPIEAACDAARLDADALARDAALGGNLAIPLVRQLTARVKAADAEAAKYVHWGATSQDILDTGLVLQLRDTFDLLDPLLGEACASLAALARAHRATPMIGRTWLQQALPITLGLKFAQWLDALLRHRERLAALRTRVLALQFGGAAGTLASLREQAGPVARSLADDLRLDLPDVPWHTQRDRIAETAACFGMLIGTLGKIARDVSLQMQTEVGELAEPAAAGKGGSSTMPHKRNPVGCAAVLTAAVRAPGLVATVFAGMVQEHERALGGWQAEWDALPELARLAGGALAQVAQLVAGLEIDPARLAANLDATRGLVLGEAVMLALGDAIGRLDAHHLVEQASREALQSGRTLHDVLAADPRVSAQLSPEALQRLFDPAHYVGAAHAFVDAVLARHAGRNPGDH; encoded by the coding sequence ATGCTAGAAGACAGCGCCCGCCTGACCTCCCTGATCTGCGGCACCGAGCCGCTTAACCGGATCTGGTCGCCGCGCACGACCCTGCAGCGCATGCTCGACGTCGAGGCGGCGCTCGCGCGCGCGCTGGCCGCGCACCGGGTGATTCCGCGCGCGGCGGTCGCGCCGATCGAGGCCGCGTGCGACGCGGCCCGGCTCGATGCCGATGCGCTCGCGCGCGACGCCGCGCTCGGCGGCAATCTCGCGATCCCTCTGGTGCGGCAGCTGACCGCGCGCGTGAAGGCGGCCGACGCCGAGGCGGCGAAATACGTGCATTGGGGCGCGACGAGCCAGGACATCCTCGACACCGGCCTCGTGCTGCAGCTGCGCGACACGTTCGACCTGCTCGATCCGCTCCTGGGCGAGGCCTGCGCCTCGCTCGCGGCGCTGGCGCGCGCGCATCGCGCGACGCCGATGATCGGCCGCACCTGGCTGCAACAGGCCTTGCCGATCACGCTGGGCCTCAAGTTCGCGCAATGGCTCGATGCCTTGCTGCGTCATCGCGAACGGCTCGCCGCGCTGCGCACGCGCGTGCTGGCGCTGCAATTCGGCGGCGCGGCCGGCACGCTCGCGAGCCTGCGCGAGCAGGCGGGCCCGGTCGCGCGCAGCTTGGCCGACGACCTGCGGCTCGACCTCCCGGACGTGCCGTGGCACACGCAGCGCGATCGCATCGCCGAGACGGCGGCTTGCTTCGGCATGCTGATCGGCACGCTCGGCAAGATCGCGCGCGACGTGTCCCTGCAGATGCAGACCGAGGTCGGCGAACTGGCCGAGCCGGCGGCGGCGGGCAAGGGCGGTTCGTCGACGATGCCGCACAAGCGCAACCCGGTCGGCTGCGCCGCCGTGCTGACGGCGGCCGTGCGCGCGCCGGGGCTGGTCGCGACCGTGTTCGCCGGCATGGTGCAGGAGCACGAACGCGCGCTCGGCGGCTGGCAGGCAGAATGGGATGCGCTGCCCGAACTCGCACGGCTCGCGGGCGGCGCGCTCGCGCAGGTGGCGCAGCTCGTCGCGGGCCTCGAAATCGATCCCGCGCGGCTGGCCGCGAATCTCGATGCGACGCGCGGGCTCGTGCTCGGCGAGGCCGTGATGCTCGCGCTCGGCGATGCGATCGGCCGGCTGGACGCGCATCATCTGGTCGAACAGGCGTCGCGGGAAGCGCTGCAAAGCGGGCGCACGCTGCACGACGTGCTCGCGGCGGACCCGCGCGTGAGCGCGCAGCTGTCGCCCGAGGCGCTGCAACGCCTGTTCGATCCCGCTCACTACGTCGGCGCGGCGCATGCCTTCGTCGACGCCGTGCTCGCGCGCCACGCGGGCCGGAACCCAGGAGACCACTGA
- a CDS encoding CoA transferase subunit B, with translation MQRLTRDQMAQRVAQDIPEGAYVNLGIGVPTLVANHLDPGKEIFLHSENGVLGMGPAPAPGQEDDELINAGKQHVTVLTGGAFFHHADSFAMMRGGHLDYCVLGAFQVSAHGDLANWHTGAPDAIPAVGGAMDLAIGAKQVFVMMEHLTKQGESKIVAACSYPVTGVRCVSRIYTDLAVLDVTRDGLAVREICSDLSFAALEELTGVPLIDATR, from the coding sequence ATGCAACGATTGACCCGCGACCAGATGGCGCAGCGTGTCGCGCAGGACATTCCCGAAGGCGCGTACGTGAACCTGGGCATCGGCGTGCCGACGCTCGTCGCGAACCATCTCGATCCGGGCAAGGAGATTTTCCTGCACAGCGAGAACGGCGTGCTCGGCATGGGCCCCGCGCCCGCGCCGGGGCAGGAGGATGACGAGCTGATCAACGCCGGCAAGCAGCATGTGACGGTGTTGACGGGCGGCGCGTTCTTCCATCACGCGGATTCGTTCGCGATGATGCGCGGCGGCCATCTCGACTACTGCGTGCTGGGTGCGTTCCAGGTCTCGGCGCACGGCGACCTCGCGAACTGGCACACGGGCGCGCCGGATGCGATCCCGGCCGTCGGCGGCGCGATGGATCTCGCGATCGGCGCGAAGCAGGTGTTCGTGATGATGGAGCACCTGACCAAGCAGGGCGAGAGCAAGATCGTCGCGGCATGCTCGTATCCGGTGACGGGCGTGCGCTGCGTGAGCCGTATCTATACCGACCTCGCGGTGCTCGACGTCACGCGCGACGGGCTCGCGGTGCGCGAGATCTGCTCGGACCTGTCGTTCGCCGCGCTCGAGGAACTGACCGGCGTGCCCCTGATCGACGCGACCCGCTGA
- a CDS encoding 3-oxoacid CoA-transferase subunit A, with amino-acid sequence MVNKIFESLQAAVADVHDGATIMIGGFGTAGMPAELIDALIAQGARDLTIVNNNAGNGETSLAALLKAKRVRKIICSFPRQTDSQVFDALYRAGEIELELVPQGNLAERIRAAGAGIGGFFSPTGYGTKLAEGRETRVIDGKPYVFEAPIHADFALVKAYRGDRWGNLVYRKTARNFGPVMASAAKTTIAQVSAVVPLGGLDPEQVVTPGIFVKRVVEVPQAAHAAELAAQRAAHAA; translated from the coding sequence ATGGTCAACAAGATTTTCGAGTCTCTCCAGGCGGCGGTGGCCGACGTGCACGACGGCGCGACGATCATGATCGGCGGCTTCGGCACGGCGGGCATGCCGGCCGAGCTGATCGACGCGCTGATCGCGCAGGGCGCGCGCGACCTGACGATCGTCAACAACAACGCCGGCAACGGCGAGACGAGCCTCGCGGCGCTGCTGAAGGCGAAGCGGGTGCGCAAGATCATCTGCTCGTTCCCGCGCCAGACCGATTCGCAGGTGTTCGATGCGCTGTACCGCGCGGGCGAGATCGAACTGGAGCTGGTGCCGCAGGGCAACCTGGCGGAACGGATCCGCGCGGCGGGTGCGGGGATCGGCGGCTTCTTCTCGCCGACCGGCTACGGCACGAAGCTCGCCGAGGGGCGGGAAACCCGCGTGATCGATGGCAAGCCCTACGTATTCGAAGCGCCGATCCACGCCGATTTCGCGCTCGTGAAGGCGTACCGGGGCGACCGCTGGGGCAACCTCGTGTATCGCAAGACCGCGCGCAACTTCGGCCCGGTGATGGCGAGCGCCGCGAAGACGACCATCGCCCAGGTGTCGGCGGTGGTGCCGCTCGGCGGCCTCGATCCGGAACAGGTCGTCACGCCCGGCATCTTCGTCAAGCGGGTCGTCGAGGTGCCGCAGGCCGCGCATGCGGCCGAACTGGCCGCGCAACGCGCGGCGCATGCCGCCTGA
- the pobA gene encoding 4-hydroxybenzoate 3-monooxygenase, with protein MRTQVAIIGAGPSGLLLSHLLHLQGIDSVLVEARSRTYCENRIRAGVLEQGTVDTLNEAGLGARMRREGLVHRGVELLFDGARHRIDLAALTGGRAITVYSQHEVVRDLIAAGEEHGHAMHFEVTDVALHDVTDAHPHVTFTDAQGRAMRLDCDYIAGCDGFHGVARQTIPAERLRTFERVYPYAWLGILADAPPSLDELVYAHHVRGFALFSMRSPSVTRLYLQCRPDEALDAWPDARIWDELRTRFANDSGWLPAEGRITQKSVTPMRSFVSETMQYGRLFLAGDAAHIVPPTGAKGMNLAVADVRALARALGARYRDGDEAALDAYTATCLDRVWRAEHFSYFMTNMLHPSADDTPFVNRLKLAELRYVTRSRAAAQSLAENYVGLPFDDTWSARLDKAEHATL; from the coding sequence ATGCGCACTCAGGTCGCCATCATCGGCGCCGGTCCGTCCGGCTTGCTGCTTTCCCATCTGCTGCACCTGCAAGGCATCGATTCGGTGCTGGTCGAGGCCCGCTCGCGCACCTACTGCGAGAACCGGATCCGCGCCGGCGTGCTGGAGCAGGGTACGGTCGACACGCTGAACGAAGCCGGCCTCGGCGCGCGGATGCGGCGCGAAGGGCTCGTGCACCGCGGCGTCGAGCTGCTGTTTGACGGCGCGCGACACCGCATCGACCTCGCCGCGCTGACGGGCGGCCGCGCGATCACCGTCTACAGCCAGCACGAAGTGGTGCGCGACCTGATCGCGGCGGGCGAAGAACACGGCCACGCGATGCATTTCGAGGTCACGGACGTCGCGCTGCACGACGTGACGGACGCGCATCCCCATGTGACCTTCACCGATGCGCAGGGCCGCGCGATGCGGCTCGATTGCGACTACATCGCCGGCTGCGACGGCTTCCACGGCGTCGCGCGCCAGACCATCCCGGCCGAGCGGCTGCGAACCTTCGAGCGGGTCTATCCGTATGCGTGGCTCGGGATCCTCGCGGACGCGCCGCCGTCGCTCGACGAGCTGGTGTACGCGCATCATGTGCGCGGCTTCGCGCTGTTCTCGATGCGCTCGCCGAGCGTCACGCGGCTTTACCTGCAATGCCGTCCCGACGAGGCGCTCGACGCGTGGCCCGACGCGCGGATCTGGGACGAGCTGCGCACGCGCTTCGCCAACGACAGCGGCTGGCTGCCGGCCGAGGGGCGCATCACGCAGAAGAGCGTGACGCCGATGCGCAGCTTCGTGTCGGAAACGATGCAGTACGGACGCCTGTTCCTCGCGGGCGACGCCGCGCACATCGTGCCGCCGACCGGCGCGAAGGGCATGAATCTCGCGGTGGCCGACGTGCGCGCGCTGGCGCGCGCGCTCGGGGCGCGTTATCGCGACGGCGACGAGGCGGCGCTCGACGCCTATACGGCGACCTGTCTCGACCGCGTGTGGCGGGCCGAGCACTTCTCGTACTTCATGACCAACATGCTGCATCCGAGCGCGGACGACACGCCGTTCGTCAACCGGCTCAAGCTGGCCGAGCTGCGCTACGTGACGCGCTCGCGCGCGGCCGCGCAATCGCTCGCGGAGAACTACGTCGGCCTGCCGTTCGACGATACCTGGTCCGCCCGCCTTGACAAGGCGGAGCACGCGACTCTATGA
- a CDS encoding LysR family transcriptional regulator, whose translation MPELDLNLIPYLVALDEARNVSRAGELLGVSQPRVSSALGKLRAYFGDPLFVRTSHGMEPTPRALALLPAARAALAQIERGVVAPPSFDPAASRDTFTLALSDVGEIVFLPRLLQALAQQAPHANLRSVSLPHAEVERGLESGDVDLAVGYFPDLDGGNFFQQRLFTHRFICLMRRGHPLAAHALTLEQFLACGHAVVRADGRSQEVLERHLAKARLRRRAVLETPHFMSLPFILGRTDLIATVPHAIGYAYAAEHASIMLVEPPLALPRFDLRQHWHRKFHNDARVGWLRGVVAGLFNDALDEWPK comes from the coding sequence ATGCCCGAACTCGATCTGAACCTGATTCCCTACCTGGTGGCGCTCGACGAGGCCCGCAACGTGAGCCGCGCGGGCGAGCTGCTCGGCGTGAGCCAGCCGCGCGTGAGCAGCGCGCTCGGCAAGCTGCGCGCGTACTTCGGCGACCCGCTGTTCGTGCGCACCTCGCACGGCATGGAGCCGACGCCGCGCGCGCTCGCGCTGCTGCCCGCCGCGCGCGCCGCGCTCGCGCAGATCGAGCGCGGCGTGGTCGCGCCGCCGAGCTTCGATCCGGCGGCGAGCCGCGACACCTTCACGCTCGCGCTGTCGGACGTCGGCGAGATCGTGTTCCTGCCGCGCCTGCTGCAGGCGCTCGCGCAACAAGCGCCGCACGCGAACCTGCGCTCGGTGTCGCTGCCGCACGCGGAGGTCGAACGCGGCCTCGAAAGCGGCGACGTCGATCTCGCGGTCGGCTATTTCCCCGATCTCGACGGCGGCAATTTCTTCCAGCAGCGTCTGTTCACGCATCGGTTCATCTGCCTGATGCGACGCGGCCATCCGCTCGCCGCGCACGCGCTGACGCTCGAACAGTTCCTCGCCTGCGGCCACGCGGTGGTGCGCGCGGACGGCCGCAGCCAGGAGGTGCTCGAACGCCACCTCGCGAAAGCGCGGCTGCGCCGGCGCGCGGTGCTGGAGACGCCGCACTTCATGAGCCTGCCGTTCATCCTCGGGCGCACCGACCTGATCGCGACCGTGCCGCACGCGATCGGCTACGCCTACGCGGCCGAGCATGCGTCGATCATGCTGGTCGAGCCGCCGCTGGCGCTGCCGCGCTTCGATCTGCGCCAGCACTGGCACCGCAAGTTCCACAACGACGCGCGCGTCGGCTGGCTGCGCGGCGTGGTCGCCGGGCTGTTCAACGACGCGCTCGACGAATGGCCGAAATGA
- the folE gene encoding GTP cyclohydrolase I FolE, whose amino-acid sequence MVKEKAPRAAAGKSPRKASRASAVPARPSREEAEAAVRVLLRWAGDDPAREGLLDTPARVVRAYEEFFAGYALEPRDILARTFSEVDGYDEMIVLKDIRFESYCEHHMVPIIGRAHVAYLPNHRVVGISKLARLVDAFAKRLQIQEKMTVQIADTLFDVLQPKGVGVILEAAHQCISTRGIHKPGVEMVTSRMLGTFRTDPATRREFLSIVSNPSAVNLTNT is encoded by the coding sequence ATGGTCAAAGAGAAGGCGCCCCGCGCGGCGGCCGGCAAATCCCCCCGCAAGGCGTCGCGCGCGAGCGCCGTCCCCGCGCGGCCGAGCCGCGAGGAGGCCGAGGCGGCCGTACGCGTGCTGCTGCGCTGGGCCGGCGACGATCCCGCACGTGAAGGACTGCTCGATACGCCGGCGCGCGTCGTGCGCGCCTACGAGGAATTCTTCGCGGGCTACGCGCTCGAGCCGCGCGACATCCTCGCGCGCACCTTCAGCGAGGTCGACGGCTACGACGAAATGATCGTGCTGAAGGACATCCGCTTCGAGAGCTACTGCGAGCACCACATGGTGCCGATCATCGGGCGCGCGCACGTCGCCTACCTGCCGAATCACCGCGTGGTCGGCATCTCGAAGCTCGCGCGGCTCGTCGATGCGTTCGCGAAGCGCCTGCAGATCCAGGAAAAGATGACCGTGCAGATCGCCGACACGCTGTTCGACGTGCTGCAGCCGAAGGGCGTCGGCGTGATCCTCGAAGCGGCGCACCAGTGCATCTCGACGCGCGGCATCCACAAGCCCGGCGTCGAGATGGTCACGTCGCGGATGCTCGGCACGTTCCGCACCGATCCGGCCACGCGCCGCGAGTTCCTGTCGATTGTGTCCAACCCCTCGGCCGTCAACCTGACGAATACGTAA